Proteins encoded together in one Mus caroli chromosome 4, CAROLI_EIJ_v1.1, whole genome shotgun sequence window:
- the Pou3f1 gene encoding POU domain, class 3, transcription factor 1, translating into MATTAQYLPRGPGGGAGGTGPLMHPDAAAAAAAAAAAERLHAGAAYREVQKLMHHEWLGAGAGHPVGLAHPQWLPTGGGGGGDWAGGPHLEHGKAGGGGTGRADDGGGGGGFHARLVHQGAAHAGAAWAQGGTAHHLGPAMSPSPGAGGGHQPQPLGLYAQAAYPGGGGGGLAGMLAAGGGGAGPGLHHALHEDGHEAQLEPSPPPHLGAHGHAHGHAHAGGLHAAAAHLHPGAGGGGSSVGEHSDEDAPSSDDLEQFAKQFKQRRIKLGFTQADVGLALGTLYGNVFSQTTICRFEALQLSFKNMCKLKPLLNKWLEETDSSSGSPTNLDKIAAQGRKRKKRTSIEVGVKGALESHFLKCPKPSAHEITGLADSLQLEKEVVRVWFCNRRQKEKRMTPAAGAGHPPMDDVYAPGELGPGGGSASPPSAPPPPPPAALHHHHHHTLPGSVQ; encoded by the coding sequence ATGGCCACCACCGCGCAGTATCTGCCGCGGGGCCCCGGCGGCGGAGCTGGGGGCACGGGGCCGCTCATGCATCCCGATGCCGccgcggcggcggcagcggcggcggcggccgagcGGCTGCACGCGGGGGCCGCGTACCGCGAAGTGCAGAAGCTGATGCACCACGAGTGGCTGGGCGCGGGCGCGGGCCACCCCGTGGGCCTAGCGCACCCTCAATGGCTACCCAcgggaggaggcggcggcggcgactGGGCAGGCGGCCCGCACCTGGAACACGGCAAGGCAGGCGGTGGCGGTACCGGCCGAGCTGACgacggcggcggtggcggcggttTCCACGCCCGCCTGGTGCACCAAGGGGCGGCCCACGCGGGCGCGGCATGGGCACAAGGCGGCACAGCGCACCACTTGGGCCCCGCCATGTCGCCGTCGCCCGGGGCCGGCGGGGGTCACCAGCCCCAGCCGCTCGGGCTGTACGCTCAGGCGGCCTACcccggtggcggcggcggcggcctgGCCGGGATGCTGGCGGCGGGAGGCGGCGGCGCGGGACCCGGCCTGCACCACGCACTGCACGAGGACGGCCACGAGGCACAGCTGGAGCCGTCGCCACCACCGCACCTGGGCGCACACGGACACGCACACGGACATGCACACGCGGGCGGCCTGCACGCGGCGGCGGCGCACCTGCACCCGGGCGCGGGCGGTGGTGGCTCGTCGGTGGGCGAGCACTCGGACGAGGATGCGCCCAGCTCCGACGACCTGGAGCAGTTCGCCAAGCAGTTCAAGCAACGACGCATCAAGCTGGGCTTCACCCAGGCCGACGTGGGACTGGCGCTGGGCACCCTCTACGGTAACGTGTTCTCGCAGACCACCATCTGCCGTTTCGAGGCCCTGCAGCTGAGCTTCAAGAACATGTGCAAGCTCAAGCCGCTGCTCAACAAGTGGCTGGAGGAGACCGACTCGTCCAGTGGCAGCCCCACCAACCTGGACAAGATCGCGGCGCAGGGCCGCAAGCGCAAGAAGCGCACGTCCATCGAGGTGGGTGTCAAAGGCGCGCTCGAGAGCCACTTTCTCAAGTGTCCTAAGCCGTCTGCGCACGAGATCACCGGCCTGGCCGACAGCCTGCAACTGGAGAAGGAGGTGGTGCGTGTCTGGTTCTGCAACCGGCGGCAGAAGGAGAAGCGCATGACCCCCGCGGCCGGCGCGGGCCACCCGCCCATGGACGACGTTTATGCGCCTGGGGAGCTGGGGCCTGGCGGGGGCAGCGCGTCGCCACCTTCTGCGCCCCCGCCACCCCCGCCGGCCGcgctgcaccaccaccaccaccacacactgcCCGGCTCTGTGCAGTGA
- the Utp11 gene encoding probable U3 small nucleolar RNA-associated protein 11, translated as MSAAFRKAAKTRQREHRERSQPGFRKRLGLLEKKKDYKLRANDYHKKQDFLRALRKKALEKNPDEFYYKMTRAKLQDGVHIFKENKEEVTAEQLKLMRTQDIKYIEMKRVAEAKKIERLKSELHLLDFQGKQQKKHVFFFDTKKEVERFDIATHLQTAPELVDRVYNRPRIETLQKERVKGETGLKRIAKERQKQYDCLTQRIEREKQLFVVAQKIQTRKDLMDKTQKVKVKKETVNSPAIYRFQTRRKR; from the exons CCTGGCTTTCGGAAACGCCTGGGTTtgctggagaaaaagaaagattacaaACTTCGTGCAAA TGACTATCATAAAAAACAAGATTTCCTCAGAGCTCTCCGGAAGAAGGCTCTTGAAAAAAATCCAGATGAATTCTACTATAAAATGACTCGGGCCAAACTCCAG GATGGAGTTCATATTTtcaaagagaacaaggaagaggtaacagcagagcagcTGAAGCTGATGAGAACTCAGGACATCAAGTACATTGAGATGAAAAGAGTTGCAGAGGCCAAG AAAATTGAAAGATTGAAATCAGAGCTCCATCTGCTGGATTTCCAGGGGAAGCAACAGAAGAAGCACGTGTTCTTTTTTGACACCAAAAAGGAAG TTGAACGGTTTGACATTGCAACTCACCTGCAGACGGCCCCAGAACTAGTTGACAGGGTCTACAATAGACCCAGGATAGAGACCTTGCAGAAGGAGAGAGTGAAAGGAGAGACTGGACTCAAG CGGATAGCCAAGGAACGACAGAAGCAGTATGACTGTTTGACGCAGCGCATCGAGCGGGAGAAGCAGCTGTTCGTTGTTGCCCAGAAAATCCAGACACGCAAAGACCTCATG GATAAAACTCAGAAGGTGAAGGTGAAGAAAGAAACAGTGAACTCCCCAGCTATTTACAGATTCCAGACTCGCCGAAAACGTTGA